From the Juglans microcarpa x Juglans regia isolate MS1-56 chromosome 7D, Jm3101_v1.0, whole genome shotgun sequence genome, the window aacAATGTGGTaggggaaagaaaagaagaagaaatcttgacgttatttgaaaatattttgcattTGAATCAGTATTAAAGACGTCATTGCTGATTTTAattacaagtaaaaaaaataaaatttgaaaacttttctcACCGCGTTGCCTCAGGGCATCAGGCTGTGGGGGGCGTGGCCAAGTTGCCAACCGTGTTCCCCCTGCGGTCTCCAATTTATGCGGAACATATATGGGAAATCAAATGTGAGAAATGACACGACTAAAACTCACGCGGGTATGTGACCTGTCGTACTATAATAGGTCCACGTAATAGTTGGTCAAAAATCTGTTGTTTCTACTTTTCACACAACGCTTCCGTGGCTTCTTATTTAAAGCCATCGACTCCACCaccttcttcctctcctctctctctctctctcatctgtCGGCCACTTTTGATCTGGTAAATTCTTGCTctcctgggtttttttttttttcttttttcttttcaaaagaattCGTTTCACTTATTTTCGTAGCAGTTTCCAGTAATGTGGGTTAAATGCCTAgtagtttgaactttgaactgCGATCTGTTGTCTGTTTGATGAGTTAATCTGGCTAGTGATTTTgggtgatattttatttatcagtGCTTATTTCCTTTCCGTTCATACGTGCGGTTTTCTCTCCTGAAGTAGATGGGTGAATGCTTGGTGTTTTTTGATGATTCGAACCTCCCATGTCTTGTTTTATATAACAGTGCTTTTTAGGTTTTGGGCTGTTGATGCTTGGAGTTTCTGAGCGTTTCAGATGTTGTTTTGGAAGACGTTGTTTAGTTTTCTGAATTTGAGATGTCATTCTTCTCCGTTCGATGTTAGAACATCTGTTCAAATTCTTCTTTTAATGTGGATCTGATTACTTTAGTCAATGTCAAGTCCATGGTTttctatttaataaatatacaaGCCCAATCTTGCATTTTTGAGTTGTGTGAATTTTGAAGTCtacgtcttcttcttcttcttcagcacACACACATAACTTGTAGAGTTTCCTCttattgctttttctttttcttcgagCAATGgctctttttattataaactatttctatctttctcttattttcagCATAATTTTATTTAGGTAATGTAAATGGAGTTAAGATACAAAGTTCGTGCTTCAGTTACATTTGTAACATTATTTGGTTTAGTTCCTACATTAATGCTTATgcgattttttaaatttgaagccTTCGAGAACAGAATGGAAAATGAGGATCAGCTCAAACAAGCTTTGAAGCCAAAATACGAGTGTCTTGTATTCGGTAAGCCTTGATTTACAACTTCCTTTTGGTTCTGAAACCTTACCACGTTGGAAATCATAACAACTAGATATATCTAATTTCAGATCTGGATGACACTCTTTATCCTTTAAGCTCTGGTTTGTCGGCACAAATCACCAAGAACATCCAAGGTAATGCATGACcttttttatttcaaagaagtaattttttaactcattctatcatttctatttattgTTGGGTTAATTTAGAAAACAGATCAatgattttaattgttttatatataatgaaaatcatATGTTCATAACCCCTCCAAATGGCTTATCATAGAATACATGCTTCAAAAACTTGGCATAGAGGAGAATAAGGTTCCCCAATTATGTGTTGCGTTGTACAAGGATTATGGAACAACACTGGCTGGTCTCAAGGTATTATCTGGTATTCTATTTCACAACTTGTTtctgagaatatatatatatatatatatatacacgatttAGAGCAGTTTGATAACGAATCCACTATGATGATCTTTCTTCTCTTCAGGCTATTGGCTACAACTTTGAATATGATGACTTCCATAGGTACCAACTCCTGGTTTCCACAAACTGTCTTTTGATGTAAAACATTAGTCTTTTCATCTCATGCTTCCTATTTTACAGTTATGTTCATGGGAGATTGCCCTACCATATGCTAAAACCTGACCCTGTTCTGAGGGGTCTTTTGCTTAGCCTGCCTATTCGGAAAGTTGTAAGTTTCTTCCTCTCATTATATACATACAGAGTGCTCCTTTAAATAGGATCCAGGGTTGGGTTGTTTAGAGAGTGGCTAGCGCTGACGCTTTCTCCTCATGTTGATGTATGGTCTTTTTGTATAGATTTTTACGAATTCAGACAAGGCCCATACTGTTAGAGCGCTTAGCAGGCTTGGATTGGAGGACTGCTTTGAAGGGATCATATCCtttgaaaccctaaatccaACCCACAAAAATGGGTTTCCTGTTGAAGCAGATGACAAGGATGGAGACCCAAGACCAAGTAGCATTTCAAGCACTGAAGCTTTTGACATCAATGAGTATTTGAGCCATCCTAATGCTAGTTTGGAACTTCCAAGGACCCCAGTTGTCTGCAAACCATTTGAACAGGCATATGATGAAGTTTTCAAGACGGCCAACATCGACCCTCAAAGAACAGTAAGAATATTAATCCACTTTCGTGGACAATGGTGGTGCCAGATTGAATCTGCCGCTGCATTagcccttttttcttttctttttttggcatCTTTCTGGCCATAAGTGGTTATCTGATAAAGTAAATATTATGAAGCATTAATACTTTCTGTATatgtcctgtatacttgggcttttacctgttcttttgatcaataaaatcttacttgcggataaaaaaaaaaactttctgaCCAAAAGCAGCCTACCTGATAAtgattttcaccatttttttctcACCATGATCTATAACTCTGCTGCATATTTTGTTcggccatttttttttattaacattatATCTTCTTGGTTTTGCAGTTATTTTTTGATGATAGCCTTCATAATATACAAGCTGGGAAACGCGTGGGCCTTCACACTGTGTTGGTAAATTCCTCTATCGGGGTTATTGTGACAGTGCTTGTGCATAGAATATGATTCTAAtctaattttatgtaaatggcTGTAGGTGGGCACTCCTCACCGCACTCAAGGCGTGGATTATGCACTGGAGAGCATACATAACATTAGAGAAGCATTGCCAGAGCTCTGGGAAGCTGAAGAGAAGTCTGAGAGCGTTAGCTATTCTGGAAAGGTTGCAATTGAGACATATGTGCAGGCTTAGCTTGTATGTCCTTGCAATAAGGTTGGGTATTTCCATCTAGGCAATGTCCttggtaccttttttttttttaatgtactATTTTATGCTACAGCCCTTTCCAAAGCAACTTTGCCACTGTACTATCGAAACTCCAACTACACATTTATCTCGGTTACTTTTGGTTGCTGTAACACTTCTTTGTCTGGTAGTGGACTATTTTTAACATGTCTCTCATTCTATACATCTCCATCCCCAAACCATGTTACCCTTGACAATCTGACTTTACTTGGCAAATACATTTCAATATGGTAAGATGGGAAAAATACAGTTTGCACCCCGACTGCAGGATGTTTTATACGTGTCATCTCGACCTATCGAGACTAACACATTACATCTttcttttacataaaaaaagaggtcgacacttcaattttttgataaaacattAGATACTAAATTATCAAAAGGTGGTAATATATATGCACTCTCCGTTA encodes:
- the LOC121239744 gene encoding uncharacterized protein LOC121239744; the protein is MENEDQLKQALKPKYECLVFDLDDTLYPLSSGLSAQITKNIQEYMLQKLGIEENKVPQLCVALYKDYGTTLAGLKAIGYNFEYDDFHSYVHGRLPYHMLKPDPVLRGLLLSLPIRKVIFTNSDKAHTVRALSRLGLEDCFEGIISFETLNPTHKNGFPVEADDKDGDPRPSSISSTEAFDINEYLSHPNASLELPRTPVVCKPFEQAYDEVFKTANIDPQRTLFFDDSLHNIQAGKRVGLHTVLVGTPHRTQGVDYALESIHNIREALPELWEAEEKSESVSYSGKVAIETYVQA